In Hippoglossus stenolepis isolate QCI-W04-F060 chromosome 13, HSTE1.2, whole genome shotgun sequence, a single genomic region encodes these proteins:
- the ankzf1 gene encoding ankyrin repeat and zinc finger domain-containing protein 1 isoform X3 translates to MTTNADHRSIFDLCPGDEALLGLREVNSVLKQPVITEPASHNLHTGPADKCPEDDRQRESSLTREVSDKMVCSACRCPFIHREEQTEHYKLDWHRFNLRQKLSGLPPVTMEEFEKKTGAGDVSSISGSDSDSEEENSNSDSGGTSSNVTGTDNESSFENACRLSSKMVFQNSAGQYLSVHRCILQGKSDAEQDAGSSLMVVSKETVWVILMTGGGHFAGAVFKGKDVLQHKTFHRYTVRAKRGTAQGLRDSQNRSHAPKSAGAALRRYNEAALVKDIQDLLMTWAEHLKEATTVFIRASSYNKTIFFAGRAAPLDRKDPRIRTLPFATRRATFREVLRVHEVLSTVHVYGRDADMSAVFSPSKKAWKKMGKLVAPKNTDQEQAEENPDSSEKEEAGEIQLVLEEMTIGTLDLREYEVYPPRHRRRRRRKKEEADMQTEELINTEGDDQEEEELPEAAPDEDTRRETQPKNKRKKKTQSKKQVEETVDESWEYGLRDALFTACKVGDVDTLSRHLKPLGETAKSGEQSVSSPSDAPSPRTLLNKPIDSSGFTLLHVASAAAQKAAVRLLLDAGADPACRDNKGQTPYIVAPDKDTRNVFRKYMGENPDKYDYTKAQVPGPLTAEIESKITEKKKAQKAMKKQREKEQKEEKRKQEAEAEEMKRFASLPDREKRALAAERRLASQVAASGVGLSNTKRCWQCGESLLGKTPFQYLEYSFCSPRCVQAHRKANAPPAKT, encoded by the exons ATGACGACCAACGCTGACCACCGCTCCATCTTCGATTTGTGCCCAGGTGACGAGGCTCTGCTCGGTCTGAGAGAAGTGAACAGTGTCCTGAAGCAGCCTGTGATCACCGAGCCAGCCTCACACA ACCTCCACACAGGGCCGGCAGATAAATGCCCGGAGGATGACAGGCAGCGGGAGTCCAGCCTGACTCGAGAGGTGTCAGACAAGATGGTGTGCTCGGCCTGCAGGTGCCCCTTTATTCATCGGGAGGAGCAG ACGGAGCACTACAAGCTCGACTGGCATCGCTTCAACCTGAGGCAGAAACTGTCAGGACTGCCGCCAGTCACTATGGAGGAGTTTGAGAAGAAGACTGGAGCTG GAGACGTGTCAAGTATCTCAGGCTCAGATTCCGattcagaggaagaaaactCAAATAGCGACAGCGGGGGAACGAGCAGTAACGTCACCGGCACGGATAACGAGAGCTCGTTTGAAAATGCTTGTCGGCTCTCCAGCAAAATGGTTTTCCAGAACTCAGCGGGACAGTATCTGTCAGTGCACCGCTGCATTCTGCAGGGGAAG TCAGATGCTGAGCAGGATGCAGGATCCTCTCTGATGGTCGTGAGTAAGGAGACTGTGTGGGTCATTCTGATGACGGGTGGAGGCCACTTTGCTGGTGCTGTATTCAAAGG AAAAGACGTCCTCCAGCACAAGACCTTCCACCGATACACGGTGCGAGCGAAGCGGGGAACAGCTCAAGGACTCCGAGACTCTCAGAACCGCAGCCACGCGCCGAAGTCTGCAGGAGCTGCTCTGAGGCGATACAATGAGGCGGCGCTTGTCAAG GACATTCAGGATCTCCTGATGACCTGGGCTGAACATTTGAAGGAGGCCACCACAGTATTCATACGAGCGTCAAGCTACAACAAGACCATCTTTTTTGCCGGCCGGGCAGCTCCCCTCGACAGAAAAGATCCCAGGATCCGCACACTTCCCTTCGCCACACGAAGGGCGACGTTTCGAGAGGTACTGAGGGTGCACGAGGTGCTTTCCACAGTTCATGTTTATG GGAGAGACGCAGACATGTCTGCAGTCTTCAGTCCATCTAAGAAGGCGTGGAAAAAAATGGGCAAACTGGTGGCACCAAAAAACACTGATCAAGAGCAAG CTGAAGAAAACCCTGACAGCTCAGAGAAAGAAGAGGCAGGAGAGATCCAGCTGGTGTTGGAAGAGATGACAATAGGAACCCTGGACCTCAGGGAGTATGAAGTATATCCCCCCAGGCacaggaggaggcggaggagaaagaaggaggaagcCGATATGCAAACTGAGG AATTGATTAATACAGAAGGAGACGatcaagaagaagaggagttaCCGGAGGCAGCGCCAGATGAAGACACCCGGCGAGAAACACAACcaaagaacaagaggaagaaaaaaacacagagcaagaAACAAGTGGAAG aAACCGTGGATGAGTCCTGGGAGTATGGCCTGAGGGATGCCCTCTTTACGGCCTGCAAGGTCGGGGACGTGGACACTCTAAGTAGACACCTCAAGCCACTTGGAGAAACAGCAAAGAGTGGAGAGCAGTCGGTGAGCAGCCCCTCTGATGCGCCGAGTCCTCGGACTCTCCTCAATAAGCCCATAGACTCGTCAGGGTTCACTTTGCTGCATGTTGCATCAGCAGCTGCACAGAAGGCAGCGGTCAGGCTGCTCCTCGACGCAGGAGCTGACCCAGCCTGCAG GGATAACAAAGGGCAGACCCCGTACATTGTGGCCCCCGACAAAGACACAAGAAATGTCTTTCGCAAATACATGGGTGAGAATCCTGACAAGTACGACTACACTAAAGCACAG GTCCCCGGGCCACTGACGGCGGAGATCGAATCCAAAATTACGGAGAAGAAAAAGGCTCAAAAGGCAatgaagaaacagagagaaaaagagcagaaggaggagaagaggaaacaagaggcggaggcagaggagatgaagaggttTGCGTCTCTGCCTGACCGGGAAAAG AGGGCTCtggcagcagagagaaggtTAGCGTCGCAAGTAGCTGCATCAGGAGTCGGCCTGTCTAACACCAA GAGGTGCTGGCAGTGTGGGGAGTCCCTGCTCGGGAAGACCCCTTTCCAGTACCTGGAGTATTCCTTCTGCTCCCCTCGCTGCGTTCAAGCGCATCGAAAAGCAAATGCTCCTCCAGCCAAGACCTAA
- the ankzf1 gene encoding ankyrin repeat and zinc finger domain-containing protein 1 isoform X4 codes for MQIMTTNADHRSIFDLCPGDEALLGLREVNSVLKQPVITEPASHNLHTGPADKCPEDDRQRESSLTREVSDKMVCSACRCPFIHREEQTEHYKLDWHRFNLRQKLSGLPPVTMEEFEKKTGAGDVSSISGSDSDSEEENSNSDSGGTSSNVTGTDNESSFENACRLSSKMVFQNSAGQYLSVHRCILQGKSDAEQDAGSSLMVVSKETVWVILMTGGGHFAGAVFKGKDVLQHKTFHRYTVRAKRGTAQGLRDSQNRSHAPKSAGAALRRYNEAALVKDIQDLLMTWAEHLKEATTVFIRASSYNKTIFFAGRAAPLDRKDPRIRTLPFATRRATFREVLRVHEVLSTVHVYGRDADMSAVFSPSKKAWKKMGKLVAPKNTDQEQAEENPDSSEKEEAGEIQLVLEEMTIGTLDLREYEVYPPRHRRRRRRKKEEADMQTEEGDDQEEEELPEAAPDEDTRRETQPKNKRKKKTQSKKQVEETVDESWEYGLRDALFTACKVGDVDTLSRHLKPLGETAKSGEQSVSSPSDAPSPRTLLNKPIDSSGFTLLHVASAAAQKAAVRLLLDAGADPACRDNKGQTPYIVAPDKDTRNVFRKYMGENPDKYDYTKAQVPGPLTAEIESKITEKKKAQKAMKKQREKEQKEEKRKQEAEAEEMKRFASLPDREKRALAAERRLASQVAASGVGLSNTKRCWQCGESLLGKTPFQYLEYSFCSPRCVQAHRKANAPPAKT; via the exons ATG CAGATCATGACGACCAACGCTGACCACCGCTCCATCTTCGATTTGTGCCCAGGTGACGAGGCTCTGCTCGGTCTGAGAGAAGTGAACAGTGTCCTGAAGCAGCCTGTGATCACCGAGCCAGCCTCACACA ACCTCCACACAGGGCCGGCAGATAAATGCCCGGAGGATGACAGGCAGCGGGAGTCCAGCCTGACTCGAGAGGTGTCAGACAAGATGGTGTGCTCGGCCTGCAGGTGCCCCTTTATTCATCGGGAGGAGCAG ACGGAGCACTACAAGCTCGACTGGCATCGCTTCAACCTGAGGCAGAAACTGTCAGGACTGCCGCCAGTCACTATGGAGGAGTTTGAGAAGAAGACTGGAGCTG GAGACGTGTCAAGTATCTCAGGCTCAGATTCCGattcagaggaagaaaactCAAATAGCGACAGCGGGGGAACGAGCAGTAACGTCACCGGCACGGATAACGAGAGCTCGTTTGAAAATGCTTGTCGGCTCTCCAGCAAAATGGTTTTCCAGAACTCAGCGGGACAGTATCTGTCAGTGCACCGCTGCATTCTGCAGGGGAAG TCAGATGCTGAGCAGGATGCAGGATCCTCTCTGATGGTCGTGAGTAAGGAGACTGTGTGGGTCATTCTGATGACGGGTGGAGGCCACTTTGCTGGTGCTGTATTCAAAGG AAAAGACGTCCTCCAGCACAAGACCTTCCACCGATACACGGTGCGAGCGAAGCGGGGAACAGCTCAAGGACTCCGAGACTCTCAGAACCGCAGCCACGCGCCGAAGTCTGCAGGAGCTGCTCTGAGGCGATACAATGAGGCGGCGCTTGTCAAG GACATTCAGGATCTCCTGATGACCTGGGCTGAACATTTGAAGGAGGCCACCACAGTATTCATACGAGCGTCAAGCTACAACAAGACCATCTTTTTTGCCGGCCGGGCAGCTCCCCTCGACAGAAAAGATCCCAGGATCCGCACACTTCCCTTCGCCACACGAAGGGCGACGTTTCGAGAGGTACTGAGGGTGCACGAGGTGCTTTCCACAGTTCATGTTTATG GGAGAGACGCAGACATGTCTGCAGTCTTCAGTCCATCTAAGAAGGCGTGGAAAAAAATGGGCAAACTGGTGGCACCAAAAAACACTGATCAAGAGCAAG CTGAAGAAAACCCTGACAGCTCAGAGAAAGAAGAGGCAGGAGAGATCCAGCTGGTGTTGGAAGAGATGACAATAGGAACCCTGGACCTCAGGGAGTATGAAGTATATCCCCCCAGGCacaggaggaggcggaggagaaagaaggaggaagcCGATATGCAAACTGAGG AAGGAGACGatcaagaagaagaggagttaCCGGAGGCAGCGCCAGATGAAGACACCCGGCGAGAAACACAACcaaagaacaagaggaagaaaaaaacacagagcaagaAACAAGTGGAAG aAACCGTGGATGAGTCCTGGGAGTATGGCCTGAGGGATGCCCTCTTTACGGCCTGCAAGGTCGGGGACGTGGACACTCTAAGTAGACACCTCAAGCCACTTGGAGAAACAGCAAAGAGTGGAGAGCAGTCGGTGAGCAGCCCCTCTGATGCGCCGAGTCCTCGGACTCTCCTCAATAAGCCCATAGACTCGTCAGGGTTCACTTTGCTGCATGTTGCATCAGCAGCTGCACAGAAGGCAGCGGTCAGGCTGCTCCTCGACGCAGGAGCTGACCCAGCCTGCAG GGATAACAAAGGGCAGACCCCGTACATTGTGGCCCCCGACAAAGACACAAGAAATGTCTTTCGCAAATACATGGGTGAGAATCCTGACAAGTACGACTACACTAAAGCACAG GTCCCCGGGCCACTGACGGCGGAGATCGAATCCAAAATTACGGAGAAGAAAAAGGCTCAAAAGGCAatgaagaaacagagagaaaaagagcagaaggaggagaagaggaaacaagaggcggaggcagaggagatgaagaggttTGCGTCTCTGCCTGACCGGGAAAAG AGGGCTCtggcagcagagagaaggtTAGCGTCGCAAGTAGCTGCATCAGGAGTCGGCCTGTCTAACACCAA GAGGTGCTGGCAGTGTGGGGAGTCCCTGCTCGGGAAGACCCCTTTCCAGTACCTGGAGTATTCCTTCTGCTCCCCTCGCTGCGTTCAAGCGCATCGAAAAGCAAATGCTCCTCCAGCCAAGACCTAA
- the ankzf1 gene encoding ankyrin repeat and zinc finger domain-containing protein 1 isoform X2 has protein sequence MIMTTNADHRSIFDLCPGDEALLGLREVNSVLKQPVITEPASHNLHTGPADKCPEDDRQRESSLTREVSDKMVCSACRCPFIHREEQTEHYKLDWHRFNLRQKLSGLPPVTMEEFEKKTGAGDVSSISGSDSDSEEENSNSDSGGTSSNVTGTDNESSFENACRLSSKMVFQNSAGQYLSVHRCILQGKSDAEQDAGSSLMVVSKETVWVILMTGGGHFAGAVFKGKDVLQHKTFHRYTVRAKRGTAQGLRDSQNRSHAPKSAGAALRRYNEAALVKDIQDLLMTWAEHLKEATTVFIRASSYNKTIFFAGRAAPLDRKDPRIRTLPFATRRATFREVLRVHEVLSTVHVYGRDADMSAVFSPSKKAWKKMGKLVAPKNTDQEQAEENPDSSEKEEAGEIQLVLEEMTIGTLDLREYEVYPPRHRRRRRRKKEEADMQTEELINTEGDDQEEEELPEAAPDEDTRRETQPKNKRKKKTQSKKQVEETVDESWEYGLRDALFTACKVGDVDTLSRHLKPLGETAKSGEQSVSSPSDAPSPRTLLNKPIDSSGFTLLHVASAAAQKAAVRLLLDAGADPACRDNKGQTPYIVAPDKDTRNVFRKYMGENPDKYDYTKAQVPGPLTAEIESKITEKKKAQKAMKKQREKEQKEEKRKQEAEAEEMKRFASLPDREKRALAAERRLASQVAASGVGLSNTKRCWQCGESLLGKTPFQYLEYSFCSPRCVQAHRKANAPPAKT, from the exons ATG ATCATGACGACCAACGCTGACCACCGCTCCATCTTCGATTTGTGCCCAGGTGACGAGGCTCTGCTCGGTCTGAGAGAAGTGAACAGTGTCCTGAAGCAGCCTGTGATCACCGAGCCAGCCTCACACA ACCTCCACACAGGGCCGGCAGATAAATGCCCGGAGGATGACAGGCAGCGGGAGTCCAGCCTGACTCGAGAGGTGTCAGACAAGATGGTGTGCTCGGCCTGCAGGTGCCCCTTTATTCATCGGGAGGAGCAG ACGGAGCACTACAAGCTCGACTGGCATCGCTTCAACCTGAGGCAGAAACTGTCAGGACTGCCGCCAGTCACTATGGAGGAGTTTGAGAAGAAGACTGGAGCTG GAGACGTGTCAAGTATCTCAGGCTCAGATTCCGattcagaggaagaaaactCAAATAGCGACAGCGGGGGAACGAGCAGTAACGTCACCGGCACGGATAACGAGAGCTCGTTTGAAAATGCTTGTCGGCTCTCCAGCAAAATGGTTTTCCAGAACTCAGCGGGACAGTATCTGTCAGTGCACCGCTGCATTCTGCAGGGGAAG TCAGATGCTGAGCAGGATGCAGGATCCTCTCTGATGGTCGTGAGTAAGGAGACTGTGTGGGTCATTCTGATGACGGGTGGAGGCCACTTTGCTGGTGCTGTATTCAAAGG AAAAGACGTCCTCCAGCACAAGACCTTCCACCGATACACGGTGCGAGCGAAGCGGGGAACAGCTCAAGGACTCCGAGACTCTCAGAACCGCAGCCACGCGCCGAAGTCTGCAGGAGCTGCTCTGAGGCGATACAATGAGGCGGCGCTTGTCAAG GACATTCAGGATCTCCTGATGACCTGGGCTGAACATTTGAAGGAGGCCACCACAGTATTCATACGAGCGTCAAGCTACAACAAGACCATCTTTTTTGCCGGCCGGGCAGCTCCCCTCGACAGAAAAGATCCCAGGATCCGCACACTTCCCTTCGCCACACGAAGGGCGACGTTTCGAGAGGTACTGAGGGTGCACGAGGTGCTTTCCACAGTTCATGTTTATG GGAGAGACGCAGACATGTCTGCAGTCTTCAGTCCATCTAAGAAGGCGTGGAAAAAAATGGGCAAACTGGTGGCACCAAAAAACACTGATCAAGAGCAAG CTGAAGAAAACCCTGACAGCTCAGAGAAAGAAGAGGCAGGAGAGATCCAGCTGGTGTTGGAAGAGATGACAATAGGAACCCTGGACCTCAGGGAGTATGAAGTATATCCCCCCAGGCacaggaggaggcggaggagaaagaaggaggaagcCGATATGCAAACTGAGG AATTGATTAATACAGAAGGAGACGatcaagaagaagaggagttaCCGGAGGCAGCGCCAGATGAAGACACCCGGCGAGAAACACAACcaaagaacaagaggaagaaaaaaacacagagcaagaAACAAGTGGAAG aAACCGTGGATGAGTCCTGGGAGTATGGCCTGAGGGATGCCCTCTTTACGGCCTGCAAGGTCGGGGACGTGGACACTCTAAGTAGACACCTCAAGCCACTTGGAGAAACAGCAAAGAGTGGAGAGCAGTCGGTGAGCAGCCCCTCTGATGCGCCGAGTCCTCGGACTCTCCTCAATAAGCCCATAGACTCGTCAGGGTTCACTTTGCTGCATGTTGCATCAGCAGCTGCACAGAAGGCAGCGGTCAGGCTGCTCCTCGACGCAGGAGCTGACCCAGCCTGCAG GGATAACAAAGGGCAGACCCCGTACATTGTGGCCCCCGACAAAGACACAAGAAATGTCTTTCGCAAATACATGGGTGAGAATCCTGACAAGTACGACTACACTAAAGCACAG GTCCCCGGGCCACTGACGGCGGAGATCGAATCCAAAATTACGGAGAAGAAAAAGGCTCAAAAGGCAatgaagaaacagagagaaaaagagcagaaggaggagaagaggaaacaagaggcggaggcagaggagatgaagaggttTGCGTCTCTGCCTGACCGGGAAAAG AGGGCTCtggcagcagagagaaggtTAGCGTCGCAAGTAGCTGCATCAGGAGTCGGCCTGTCTAACACCAA GAGGTGCTGGCAGTGTGGGGAGTCCCTGCTCGGGAAGACCCCTTTCCAGTACCTGGAGTATTCCTTCTGCTCCCCTCGCTGCGTTCAAGCGCATCGAAAAGCAAATGCTCCTCCAGCCAAGACCTAA
- the ankzf1 gene encoding ankyrin repeat and zinc finger domain-containing protein 1 isoform X1 — translation MQIMTTNADHRSIFDLCPGDEALLGLREVNSVLKQPVITEPASHNLHTGPADKCPEDDRQRESSLTREVSDKMVCSACRCPFIHREEQTEHYKLDWHRFNLRQKLSGLPPVTMEEFEKKTGAGDVSSISGSDSDSEEENSNSDSGGTSSNVTGTDNESSFENACRLSSKMVFQNSAGQYLSVHRCILQGKSDAEQDAGSSLMVVSKETVWVILMTGGGHFAGAVFKGKDVLQHKTFHRYTVRAKRGTAQGLRDSQNRSHAPKSAGAALRRYNEAALVKDIQDLLMTWAEHLKEATTVFIRASSYNKTIFFAGRAAPLDRKDPRIRTLPFATRRATFREVLRVHEVLSTVHVYGRDADMSAVFSPSKKAWKKMGKLVAPKNTDQEQAEENPDSSEKEEAGEIQLVLEEMTIGTLDLREYEVYPPRHRRRRRRKKEEADMQTEELINTEGDDQEEEELPEAAPDEDTRRETQPKNKRKKKTQSKKQVEETVDESWEYGLRDALFTACKVGDVDTLSRHLKPLGETAKSGEQSVSSPSDAPSPRTLLNKPIDSSGFTLLHVASAAAQKAAVRLLLDAGADPACRDNKGQTPYIVAPDKDTRNVFRKYMGENPDKYDYTKAQVPGPLTAEIESKITEKKKAQKAMKKQREKEQKEEKRKQEAEAEEMKRFASLPDREKRALAAERRLASQVAASGVGLSNTKRCWQCGESLLGKTPFQYLEYSFCSPRCVQAHRKANAPPAKT, via the exons ATG CAGATCATGACGACCAACGCTGACCACCGCTCCATCTTCGATTTGTGCCCAGGTGACGAGGCTCTGCTCGGTCTGAGAGAAGTGAACAGTGTCCTGAAGCAGCCTGTGATCACCGAGCCAGCCTCACACA ACCTCCACACAGGGCCGGCAGATAAATGCCCGGAGGATGACAGGCAGCGGGAGTCCAGCCTGACTCGAGAGGTGTCAGACAAGATGGTGTGCTCGGCCTGCAGGTGCCCCTTTATTCATCGGGAGGAGCAG ACGGAGCACTACAAGCTCGACTGGCATCGCTTCAACCTGAGGCAGAAACTGTCAGGACTGCCGCCAGTCACTATGGAGGAGTTTGAGAAGAAGACTGGAGCTG GAGACGTGTCAAGTATCTCAGGCTCAGATTCCGattcagaggaagaaaactCAAATAGCGACAGCGGGGGAACGAGCAGTAACGTCACCGGCACGGATAACGAGAGCTCGTTTGAAAATGCTTGTCGGCTCTCCAGCAAAATGGTTTTCCAGAACTCAGCGGGACAGTATCTGTCAGTGCACCGCTGCATTCTGCAGGGGAAG TCAGATGCTGAGCAGGATGCAGGATCCTCTCTGATGGTCGTGAGTAAGGAGACTGTGTGGGTCATTCTGATGACGGGTGGAGGCCACTTTGCTGGTGCTGTATTCAAAGG AAAAGACGTCCTCCAGCACAAGACCTTCCACCGATACACGGTGCGAGCGAAGCGGGGAACAGCTCAAGGACTCCGAGACTCTCAGAACCGCAGCCACGCGCCGAAGTCTGCAGGAGCTGCTCTGAGGCGATACAATGAGGCGGCGCTTGTCAAG GACATTCAGGATCTCCTGATGACCTGGGCTGAACATTTGAAGGAGGCCACCACAGTATTCATACGAGCGTCAAGCTACAACAAGACCATCTTTTTTGCCGGCCGGGCAGCTCCCCTCGACAGAAAAGATCCCAGGATCCGCACACTTCCCTTCGCCACACGAAGGGCGACGTTTCGAGAGGTACTGAGGGTGCACGAGGTGCTTTCCACAGTTCATGTTTATG GGAGAGACGCAGACATGTCTGCAGTCTTCAGTCCATCTAAGAAGGCGTGGAAAAAAATGGGCAAACTGGTGGCACCAAAAAACACTGATCAAGAGCAAG CTGAAGAAAACCCTGACAGCTCAGAGAAAGAAGAGGCAGGAGAGATCCAGCTGGTGTTGGAAGAGATGACAATAGGAACCCTGGACCTCAGGGAGTATGAAGTATATCCCCCCAGGCacaggaggaggcggaggagaaagaaggaggaagcCGATATGCAAACTGAGG AATTGATTAATACAGAAGGAGACGatcaagaagaagaggagttaCCGGAGGCAGCGCCAGATGAAGACACCCGGCGAGAAACACAACcaaagaacaagaggaagaaaaaaacacagagcaagaAACAAGTGGAAG aAACCGTGGATGAGTCCTGGGAGTATGGCCTGAGGGATGCCCTCTTTACGGCCTGCAAGGTCGGGGACGTGGACACTCTAAGTAGACACCTCAAGCCACTTGGAGAAACAGCAAAGAGTGGAGAGCAGTCGGTGAGCAGCCCCTCTGATGCGCCGAGTCCTCGGACTCTCCTCAATAAGCCCATAGACTCGTCAGGGTTCACTTTGCTGCATGTTGCATCAGCAGCTGCACAGAAGGCAGCGGTCAGGCTGCTCCTCGACGCAGGAGCTGACCCAGCCTGCAG GGATAACAAAGGGCAGACCCCGTACATTGTGGCCCCCGACAAAGACACAAGAAATGTCTTTCGCAAATACATGGGTGAGAATCCTGACAAGTACGACTACACTAAAGCACAG GTCCCCGGGCCACTGACGGCGGAGATCGAATCCAAAATTACGGAGAAGAAAAAGGCTCAAAAGGCAatgaagaaacagagagaaaaagagcagaaggaggagaagaggaaacaagaggcggaggcagaggagatgaagaggttTGCGTCTCTGCCTGACCGGGAAAAG AGGGCTCtggcagcagagagaaggtTAGCGTCGCAAGTAGCTGCATCAGGAGTCGGCCTGTCTAACACCAA GAGGTGCTGGCAGTGTGGGGAGTCCCTGCTCGGGAAGACCCCTTTCCAGTACCTGGAGTATTCCTTCTGCTCCCCTCGCTGCGTTCAAGCGCATCGAAAAGCAAATGCTCCTCCAGCCAAGACCTAA